In Dysgonomonadaceae bacterium zrk40, one genomic interval encodes:
- the clpB gene encoding ATP-dependent chaperone ClpB, with the protein MNFNNFTIKAQESVQKAIDLAKANNQQMIEPSHLLKGVMMTADNVTGFLFQKLGVNGAQLEKVLDREIESYPRVSGGEPMLGRETNAVLQKATDFASKMGDQFVSVEHLLLALTEVKSNVSRMMQDAGITPGELRKAVEELRKGEKVTSQSAEESYQSLAKYAVNLTERARNGKLDPVIGRDEEIRRVLQILSRRTKNNPILIGEPGTGKTAIAEGLAYRIVRGDVPENLRSKQIYSLDMGALIAGAKYKGEFEERLKAVVNEVVKAEGEIILFIDEIHTLVGAGKSDGAMDAANILKPALARGELRAIGATTLDEYQKYFEKDKALERRFQTVMVDEPTESDSISILRGLKERYENHHKVRIKDEAIIAAVQLSHRYITDRFLPDKAIDLMDEAAAKLRMEVDSVPEELDEIMRRVKQLEIEREAIRRENDAPKEELLTRQIEELKAEEADYKAKWQSEKELINRIQQAKIEIEDARFEAEKAEREGDYGKVAELRYGRIKEKENEIAALQQQLHERQGASAMIKEEVDAEDIADVVSRWTGIPVSKMLQSEREKLLHLEEELHRRVIGQEEAITAVSDAVRRNRAGLSDPKRPIGSFIFLGTTGVGKTELAKALAEYLFDDENMMTRIDMSEYQEKFSATRLIGAPPGYVGYDEGGQLTEAIRRKPYSVVLFDEIEKAHPDVFNILLQVLDDGRLTDNKGRVVNFKNTIIIMTSNMGSNVIRENFERITPVNREEIVENTKNMVLGMLKQTIRPEFLNRIDDIIMFAPLKEEEITQIVRLQLEGVRRMLAENGIELRYSEEAVKSISQAGFDPEFGARPVKRVIQRKVLNQLSKELLAGSVDKSQPITIDAVDDTVFFTN; encoded by the coding sequence ATGAATTTCAACAATTTTACCATAAAGGCGCAGGAGTCGGTGCAGAAGGCGATCGACCTGGCCAAGGCCAACAACCAGCAGATGATTGAACCGTCGCACCTGCTCAAGGGGGTGATGATGACAGCTGACAATGTAACAGGATTCCTCTTTCAGAAGCTGGGCGTGAACGGTGCGCAGCTGGAGAAGGTGCTCGACAGGGAGATTGAATCCTATCCCCGCGTGTCGGGGGGTGAACCGATGCTGGGACGTGAGACAAACGCGGTCTTACAGAAGGCGACCGATTTCGCATCGAAGATGGGCGATCAGTTCGTATCGGTGGAGCACCTGCTGCTGGCACTCACCGAGGTGAAGAGCAACGTTTCACGGATGATGCAGGATGCCGGTATCACGCCCGGTGAGCTGCGCAAGGCAGTGGAGGAACTGCGCAAAGGAGAGAAGGTGACAAGTCAGAGTGCCGAGGAGAGCTATCAGTCGCTCGCCAAGTATGCTGTCAACCTCACCGAGCGGGCCCGCAACGGCAAGCTGGACCCGGTGATCGGTCGCGATGAGGAAATCCGCCGCGTGCTTCAGATCCTGAGCCGCCGCACTAAGAACAACCCCATCCTGATTGGAGAGCCGGGTACCGGTAAGACAGCCATCGCCGAAGGGCTGGCCTACCGCATCGTGCGGGGCGATGTGCCCGAGAACCTGCGCAGCAAGCAGATCTACTCGCTCGACATGGGGGCGCTGATCGCCGGTGCCAAGTACAAGGGTGAGTTTGAAGAACGGCTCAAGGCGGTGGTCAACGAGGTGGTGAAGGCAGAGGGAGAGATCATCCTCTTCATCGACGAGATTCACACCCTGGTGGGAGCCGGCAAGAGCGATGGAGCGATGGACGCGGCCAACATACTGAAGCCTGCGCTGGCACGTGGTGAGTTACGTGCCATCGGTGCCACCACCCTCGATGAGTATCAGAAGTACTTCGAGAAGGACAAGGCTTTGGAGCGCCGCTTCCAGACGGTGATGGTGGACGAGCCGACCGAGTCGGACAGCATCTCCATTCTCCGGGGACTGAAGGAGCGGTACGAGAACCACCACAAGGTGCGGATCAAGGATGAGGCGATCATCGCCGCCGTGCAGCTGTCGCACCGTTACATCACCGACCGCTTCCTGCCCGACAAGGCAATAGACCTGATGGATGAGGCAGCAGCCAAGCTGCGCATGGAGGTGGATTCGGTACCGGAGGAGCTGGATGAGATCATGCGCCGCGTGAAGCAGCTGGAGATAGAGCGGGAGGCGATCCGGCGTGAGAATGATGCACCCAAGGAGGAGCTGCTCACCCGCCAGATTGAGGAGCTGAAGGCCGAGGAGGCAGACTACAAAGCCAAGTGGCAGTCGGAGAAGGAGCTGATCAACCGCATCCAGCAGGCCAAGATTGAGATTGAAGATGCCCGTTTCGAAGCGGAGAAAGCGGAGCGTGAAGGTGACTACGGCAAGGTGGCCGAGCTGCGCTACGGCAGGATCAAGGAGAAGGAGAATGAGATTGCAGCGTTGCAGCAACAACTGCACGAGCGGCAGGGTGCCAGCGCAATGATCAAGGAGGAGGTGGATGCCGAGGATATCGCCGACGTGGTATCACGCTGGACCGGCATCCCCGTCAGCAAGATGCTGCAGAGCGAGCGGGAGAAACTGTTGCACCTCGAGGAGGAGCTGCACCGGCGGGTGATCGGCCAGGAGGAGGCGATCACGGCAGTCTCTGATGCCGTGCGGCGCAACCGTGCCGGGCTGAGCGACCCCAAGCGGCCCATCGGCTCCTTCATCTTCCTCGGCACCACCGGGGTGGGGAAGACCGAGCTGGCCAAGGCGCTGGCGGAGTACCTCTTCGACGATGAGAACATGATGACCCGCATCGACATGAGCGAGTACCAGGAGAAGTTCAGTGCCACGCGCCTGATTGGTGCCCCTCCGGGATATGTGGGATATGACGAGGGAGGACAGCTCACCGAGGCGATCCGCCGCAAGCCCTACTCGGTGGTGCTGTTCGACGAAATTGAGAAGGCACACCCCGATGTGTTCAACATCTTGCTGCAGGTGCTCGATGACGGTCGGCTGACCGACAACAAGGGGAGGGTGGTCAACTTCAAGAACACCATCATCATCATGACCTCCAACATGGGATCAAACGTGATCAGGGAAAACTTTGAGCGGATTACACCCGTCAACCGTGAGGAGATCGTGGAGAATACGAAGAACATGGTGCTGGGGATGCTCAAACAGACCATACGGCCCGAATTCCTGAACCGTATCGACGACATCATCATGTTTGCCCCGCTGAAGGAGGAGGAGATCACACAGATTGTCCGCCTGCAGCTGGAGGGTGTGCGCAGGATGCTTGCAGAGAATGGTATCGAGCTGCGTTACAGTGAGGAGGCGGTAAAGAGCATCTCGCAGGCCGGCTTCGATCCCGAGTTCGGGGCACGCCCCGTGAAGCGGGTGATCCAGCGCAAGGTGTTGAACCAACTCTCGAAGGAGCTGTTGGCAGGCTCGGTGGATAAGTCGCAACCAATCACCATCGACGCCGTCGATGACACTGTATTCTT
- a CDS encoding hemolysin III family protein, whose product MSKEKFYTAREEKANWLTHGLGVLMGLAGSLLLIGRAVVAGDQRAVVAFALFGVGMIGCMGASTLYHYVQEPLRKAMLRHYDHAAIYLLIAASYSPFTLILLRDEPFWGWFIFGVVWLIALTGILISFRPLKRNSHLKTASYVLMGLIVLIAFKPLLEVARAADAMNTVLWLLVGGVFYIVGAVIYATAKREFVHTIFHLFVLLGLASHIYAAWLIPM is encoded by the coding sequence ATGTCAAAAGAGAAATTTTACACCGCCAGGGAAGAGAAGGCCAATTGGCTGACCCACGGGCTGGGAGTGCTGATGGGACTCGCGGGATCGCTCCTGCTGATCGGAAGAGCTGTTGTAGCGGGTGACCAAAGGGCGGTGGTGGCCTTTGCCCTCTTCGGCGTGGGGATGATCGGATGCATGGGTGCCTCCACCCTTTACCATTACGTGCAGGAGCCACTGCGCAAAGCCATGCTGCGTCACTACGACCATGCAGCCATCTACCTGCTCATCGCGGCAAGCTATTCACCTTTCACGCTGATCCTGCTGCGGGATGAACCGTTCTGGGGCTGGTTTATTTTCGGGGTTGTATGGCTGATCGCACTCACCGGCATCCTCATCAGCTTCCGTCCGCTGAAACGCAACAGTCACCTCAAGACCGCCTCCTACGTGCTGATGGGACTGATCGTGCTGATCGCCTTTAAGCCGCTGCTGGAAGTAGCACGTGCTGCGGATGCCATGAACACGGTGCTCTGGCTGCTCGTGGGAGGAGTCTTCTACATTGTGGGGGCAGTGATCTACGCCACCGCGAAGCGGGAGTTCGTTCACACCATTTTTCACCTCTTCGTGCTGCTGGGACTTGCCAGCCATATCTATGCCGCCTGGCTGATACCAATGTAA
- a CDS encoding MFS transporter codes for MVENLRKSLRDSAAARWTALVIVSFTMMCGYFLTDIMAPLAGLLEGQLGWSRADYGTFTSSYGWFNVFLLMLIFGGIILDKLGVRLTGLGAAGVMVAGTAIKYWAVSTPSLSGTTLFGLDAQVFWASIGFATFAVGVEVAGITVSKIIVKWFKGKEMAMAMGMEMAMARIGTAMALGFSVPIAKATGVVDVSRPVLVALIGLCIGLISFIVYVMMDKKLDASEALEEGEVSVPEEEFKIADIGKILTNKGWWYIAILCVLFYSAVFPFLKYATDLMVNKFGVKEDLAGLIPMLLPFGNILLTPLFGGIYDRKGKGASIMIIGAVLLIFVHALFSVPGLNSWIFAMVLVVVLGIAFSLVPSAMWPSVPKIIPEKRLGTAYSLIFWVQNWGLMGVPLLIGWVLEKYCITGQTVRDGLTVNTYDYTLPMLIFTSFGVLALIFAFLLKAEDKKKGYGLEMPNIQS; via the coding sequence ATGGTAGAGAATTTGAGGAAATCGCTCAGGGATTCTGCAGCGGCACGATGGACAGCACTGGTCATTGTCTCCTTCACGATGATGTGCGGATACTTTTTAACCGATATCATGGCCCCCTTGGCGGGCCTGCTGGAGGGACAGCTGGGCTGGTCCCGCGCCGACTACGGCACCTTCACCAGCTCCTATGGCTGGTTCAACGTTTTCCTGCTGATGCTGATCTTCGGCGGGATCATCCTTGACAAGCTGGGAGTGCGCCTCACCGGGCTGGGTGCCGCCGGGGTGATGGTGGCCGGCACCGCCATCAAGTACTGGGCCGTATCGACTCCTTCACTGAGTGGCACCACCCTCTTCGGACTTGATGCACAGGTGTTCTGGGCCAGCATCGGCTTTGCCACCTTCGCCGTGGGCGTTGAGGTGGCCGGCATCACCGTCTCCAAGATCATCGTGAAATGGTTCAAGGGGAAGGAGATGGCCATGGCCATGGGTATGGAGATGGCGATGGCCCGTATCGGTACGGCCATGGCACTCGGATTCTCGGTGCCCATCGCCAAGGCTACCGGCGTGGTGGATGTATCCCGTCCCGTGCTGGTGGCGCTGATCGGTCTCTGTATCGGCCTGATCTCCTTTATCGTCTACGTGATGATGGACAAGAAGCTGGATGCCTCAGAAGCACTGGAAGAGGGTGAAGTAAGCGTACCGGAAGAGGAGTTCAAGATCGCCGACATCGGCAAGATCCTGACCAACAAGGGGTGGTGGTACATCGCCATCCTCTGCGTGCTGTTCTACTCGGCGGTATTCCCCTTCCTGAAATATGCCACCGATCTGATGGTGAATAAGTTCGGTGTGAAGGAGGACCTCGCGGGACTGATCCCGATGCTGCTCCCCTTCGGCAACATCCTGCTGACCCCCCTCTTCGGCGGCATCTACGACCGCAAGGGGAAAGGAGCCTCCATCATGATCATCGGTGCCGTGTTGCTGATCTTCGTGCATGCACTCTTCTCGGTGCCGGGCCTCAACAGCTGGATCTTCGCCATGGTGCTGGTGGTGGTGCTTGGTATCGCCTTCTCGCTGGTACCGTCGGCCATGTGGCCCTCCGTGCCCAAGATCATCCCGGAAAAGCGACTGGGTACCGCCTATTCGCTGATCTTCTGGGTGCAGAACTGGGGCCTGATGGGGGTACCCCTCCTGATTGGCTGGGTGCTGGAGAAATATTGCATCACCGGGCAAACCGTGCGCGACGGTCTCACCGTCAACACCTACGATTACACGCTCCCCATGCTCATCTTCACCAGCTTCGGTGTGCTGGCACTCATCTTCGCCTTCCTGCTGAAAGCGGAGGACAAAAAGAAGGGATACGGGCTGGAGATGCCGAACATTCAATCGTAG
- the hutH gene encoding histidine ammonia-lyase encodes MKNIFLIGRGELTISDLEKIITENIKVELAPEAIERIQRCRVHLDRKMETQKEPIYGITTGFGSLCDRNISGEDLNTLQENLVKSHACSVGNEVAPLIVKLMFLLKAHALSLGYSGVQVATVQRMVDLFNNDILPVVYDKGSLGASGDLAPLANLFLPLIGVGDVFYKGQKRDIGAVLDEFGWSPIRLKSKEGLALLNGTQFMSAHGVYAIMKAKRLSKRADLIAALSLDAYDGHLEPFDERLHKLRPHRGQQETSRNFRRFLEGSELISRKKEHLQDPYSFRCVPQVHGATKDAIDYVEQVVVTEINSVTDNPTIFPDDDEIISGGNFHGQPLAIAFDFLAIALAELGNISERRTAQLILGKRGLPEFLVASPGLNSGFMIPQYVAASVVSQNKMYSYAASTDSIVSSNGQEDHVSMGATSAIKLLPLLDNLDTILSIEMMNAVQALDFRRPLRSSPLIEKVVKAYRKEVPFIDEDIVMYKEIRKTVSFLNRLDVDGL; translated from the coding sequence ATGAAAAACATCTTTCTGATCGGCCGGGGAGAGCTCACCATCAGCGACCTGGAGAAGATCATCACTGAAAACATCAAGGTGGAGCTGGCTCCTGAGGCGATAGAGCGGATACAACGATGCCGCGTTCACCTGGATCGCAAAATGGAAACACAGAAGGAACCGATCTACGGCATCACCACCGGCTTTGGATCACTCTGTGACCGTAACATCTCGGGGGAGGATCTGAACACCCTGCAGGAGAATCTGGTGAAATCGCACGCCTGCAGCGTGGGCAACGAGGTGGCACCGTTGATCGTCAAGCTGATGTTCCTGCTAAAGGCGCATGCTCTCTCACTGGGTTACAGCGGGGTGCAGGTGGCCACCGTGCAGCGGATGGTTGACCTGTTCAACAACGACATCCTGCCGGTGGTCTATGACAAGGGATCGCTGGGCGCGTCGGGCGACCTGGCGCCGCTGGCCAACCTCTTCCTGCCGCTGATCGGGGTGGGGGATGTCTTCTACAAGGGGCAGAAACGTGATATCGGTGCGGTGCTCGATGAGTTCGGGTGGAGCCCTATCCGTCTCAAGAGCAAGGAGGGGCTGGCACTGCTCAACGGTACCCAGTTCATGTCGGCACACGGTGTCTACGCCATCATGAAAGCGAAGAGACTCTCCAAGCGGGCCGACCTGATCGCCGCCCTCTCGCTCGACGCCTATGACGGCCACCTTGAACCGTTCGATGAACGGCTTCATAAACTCCGTCCCCATCGCGGTCAACAGGAAACAAGCCGCAACTTCCGCCGCTTCCTGGAGGGGAGTGAGCTCATCTCACGCAAGAAGGAACACCTGCAGGATCCCTATTCCTTCCGCTGTGTACCGCAGGTGCATGGTGCCACCAAGGATGCAATCGACTATGTGGAGCAGGTGGTGGTGACCGAGATCAACTCGGTGACCGACAACCCCACCATCTTCCCCGACGATGATGAGATCATCTCAGGGGGCAACTTCCACGGTCAGCCCCTGGCCATCGCCTTCGACTTCCTGGCCATCGCCCTGGCGGAGCTGGGTAACATCTCCGAACGGCGCACGGCGCAGCTGATCCTCGGCAAGCGGGGACTGCCCGAGTTCCTGGTGGCCAGTCCCGGCCTCAACTCCGGTTTCATGATCCCGCAGTACGTCGCCGCATCGGTGGTGAGTCAGAACAAGATGTACAGCTACGCCGCCAGCACCGACTCCATCGTCTCCTCCAACGGACAGGAGGATCATGTAAGCATGGGGGCCACCTCCGCCATCAAGCTGCTGCCGCTGTTGGACAACCTCGACACCATCCTCTCCATTGAAATGATGAACGCTGTGCAGGCGCTCGACTTCCGCCGTCCCCTACGTTCCTCGCCTCTCATCGAGAAGGTGGTGAAGGCCTACCGCAAGGAGGTACCCTTCATCGATGAGGATATCGTGATGTACAAGGAGATCCGCAAGACGGTCTCCTTCCTCAACCGGCTCGACGTGGATGGACTCTGA
- a CDS encoding cyclodeaminase/cyclohydrolase family protein, which produces MKLQDLLLKEFLEKTAANEPVPGGGSSAALNAAMATALTEMVANLTIGRKKYADADERMREIAAEMSAQRSHFLEDIDRDAEAYRRVMEAYRLPKETEKEKEQREAKILEATKWASLVPMEVAERAFSLLETMWETLQTGNPNATTDGLVGLMNCRTAILSALLNVRVNLGGITDQSFVEEMNAKCDRLENDTMQIEAKAIELIKSRI; this is translated from the coding sequence ATGAAACTACAAGATCTTTTACTGAAAGAATTTCTCGAGAAAACCGCAGCCAATGAACCGGTACCGGGCGGCGGCAGCAGTGCCGCACTGAATGCCGCCATGGCGACAGCGCTCACCGAGATGGTGGCCAACCTCACCATCGGCAGGAAGAAGTATGCCGATGCAGATGAACGGATGCGGGAGATCGCAGCTGAGATGTCGGCACAACGAAGCCACTTCCTGGAAGATATCGACCGTGATGCGGAGGCTTATCGCCGGGTGATGGAGGCCTACCGGCTCCCCAAAGAGACGGAGAAAGAAAAAGAGCAACGCGAGGCGAAAATCCTGGAGGCAACCAAATGGGCATCGCTGGTGCCGATGGAGGTGGCAGAGAGAGCCTTCTCCCTGCTGGAGACCATGTGGGAGACGTTGCAGACAGGAAACCCCAACGCGACTACCGATGGGTTAGTGGGGCTGATGAACTGCCGTACCGCCATCCTGAGCGCACTGCTCAACGTGCGTGTCAACCTGGGGGGGATCACGGATCAGTCGTTTGTCGAGGAGATGAACGCGAAGTGCGACCGACTGGAAAACGATACCATGCAGATAGAAGCCAAAGCGATTGAACTGATTAAATCAAGAATCTAA
- a CDS encoding imidazolonepropionase, with the protein MHNLIIKNAAQVVTCSGFEGKRGREMNNLGVIENGTVIVTGGIISHVLQQGEPLPVSEADYKVIDATGKALLPGFVDPHTHFVFGGYREEEFSWRMRGDSYMAIMERGGGIVNTTRATRNATEEELIDSGRQRLDAMLRLGITTVEGKSGYGLDRETELKQLRVMHQLNDLHPADIVSTYMGAHAIPEEWKGREDAFIDFQIAEMLPLVAGEGLAEAADIFCEKGVFSIEQSRRYLQAAASLGLKPKLHADEIIPLGGAELAAELHCLSADHLLQASDKGIAALAATGTVATLLPLTAFSLREPYARARTMIDAGCIVAMATDLNPGSSFTASVPLLFALACIYMQLTPEEAVTAFTLNSAAALGRADRIGSIDPGKQGDLLLLQFPSYKFLPYHVGMNIVERVIKKGEVVV; encoded by the coding sequence ATGCATAACCTGATCATCAAAAATGCCGCACAGGTGGTAACCTGCAGCGGCTTCGAAGGAAAAAGAGGCAGGGAGATGAACAACCTGGGTGTGATCGAAAACGGAACTGTGATCGTCACCGGGGGCATCATCTCACATGTCTTGCAACAGGGTGAACCGCTGCCGGTATCCGAGGCTGACTACAAGGTGATTGATGCCACCGGCAAGGCATTGCTGCCGGGTTTTGTGGATCCCCACACCCATTTCGTCTTCGGCGGCTATCGAGAGGAGGAGTTCTCCTGGCGGATGAGGGGCGACAGCTACATGGCGATCATGGAGCGGGGCGGCGGCATCGTCAACACCACGCGTGCCACCCGCAATGCCACGGAAGAGGAGCTGATCGACTCAGGGCGACAACGGCTGGATGCGATGCTGCGGCTGGGCATCACCACCGTGGAGGGGAAAAGTGGCTACGGGCTGGACCGGGAGACAGAGCTGAAGCAGCTGCGGGTGATGCATCAATTAAATGATCTCCATCCTGCAGATATTGTCTCCACCTATATGGGTGCACACGCCATTCCGGAGGAATGGAAGGGCAGGGAGGATGCTTTTATTGATTTTCAGATCGCGGAGATGCTTCCGTTGGTGGCGGGAGAGGGGTTGGCCGAAGCGGCAGATATCTTCTGTGAGAAAGGGGTCTTCTCGATCGAACAGTCGCGCCGTTACCTGCAGGCAGCTGCCTCGCTCGGACTGAAACCCAAGTTGCATGCCGACGAGATCATCCCCCTGGGAGGTGCCGAGCTGGCAGCGGAACTGCACTGCCTCTCGGCAGATCACCTGCTGCAGGCCTCCGACAAGGGGATTGCTGCCCTGGCGGCAACAGGAACGGTGGCCACGCTGCTGCCGCTGACCGCCTTCTCACTGCGTGAGCCCTACGCCCGTGCCCGCACAATGATCGATGCCGGCTGCATCGTGGCGATGGCCACCGACCTCAACCCGGGCAGCTCCTTCACCGCCTCGGTGCCGCTGCTCTTCGCCCTGGCCTGCATCTACATGCAACTCACACCCGAGGAGGCAGTCACCGCCTTCACCCTCAACAGTGCGGCAGCACTGGGACGTGCTGACCGCATCGGCAGCATTGATCCGGGCAAGCAGGGCGACCTGCTGCTGCTGCAGTTCCCCTCCTACAAGTTCCTGCCTTACCATGTAGGGATGAACATCGTGGAGCGGGTGATCAAGAAAGGGGAAGTTGTGGTATAA
- a CDS encoding nicotinamide mononucleotide transporter, translating to MNWIELTAAIFGVISVWYARKEKILVFPFGIINVAIYIYICFEARLYANAGINMVYLASNIFGWYMWSRTGDDNQKLQIRRNTPRQQVITWSSVLLIYLAVYFLLRWVNREDAAYLASWLPRIDAFNTSFFLVATVLMAVKRLENWHFWIIGNIVSIPIYASQGLYFTSGQYTVFLVLAIMGLREWNAKAKRNHA from the coding sequence ATGAACTGGATTGAACTGACTGCCGCCATCTTCGGAGTGATCAGCGTATGGTATGCCCGCAAGGAGAAGATACTAGTCTTTCCCTTTGGTATCATCAACGTGGCGATCTATATCTACATCTGCTTTGAGGCACGCCTCTATGCCAATGCAGGCATCAACATGGTCTACCTGGCATCCAATATCTTCGGCTGGTACATGTGGTCCCGCACCGGCGACGACAACCAGAAGCTGCAGATCAGGCGCAATACACCCCGACAGCAGGTTATCACCTGGAGCAGCGTGCTGCTGATTTACCTGGCTGTATATTTCCTGCTGCGATGGGTGAACAGGGAGGATGCTGCCTACCTGGCATCATGGCTTCCCCGGATCGATGCCTTCAACACCTCCTTCTTCCTGGTCGCCACCGTTCTGATGGCGGTGAAGAGGCTTGAAAACTGGCATTTCTGGATCATCGGCAACATTGTATCCATACCGATATATGCCTCGCAGGGTCTCTACTTCACTTCGGGTCAGTACACCGTCTTCCTGGTGCTGGCCATCATGGGACTGCGGGAGTGGAACGCAAAAGCCAAAAGAAATCATGCATAA
- the ftcD gene encoding glutamate formimidoyltransferase: MNRIMECVPNFSEGRDKAKVEQIADAFRGREGVKLLDYSSDADHNRSVITVVGEPEALKAAVIDAIGRAVELIDLTRHNGQHPRMGAVDVVPFIPIRNVTMEEAVALSKEVAEAVGEQFKLPVFLYEKSATATHRENLATVRKGEFEGLQEKMLLPEWQPDFGPAAPHPTAGAVAIGARMPLVAYNVNLGTDNLEIATAIAKKVRFVGGGLRYCKAMGVTLGERGITQVSMNLTDFTKTAIYRAHELVRIEAQRYGVPVVGAEVIGLVPMEALVDAAAYYLGLENFSMSQVLEAKLME; encoded by the coding sequence ATGAACAGAATCATGGAGTGCGTACCCAATTTCAGCGAGGGACGCGACAAAGCAAAAGTGGAGCAGATTGCGGATGCCTTCCGCGGCAGAGAGGGAGTGAAGCTGCTGGATTACAGCAGTGATGCAGACCACAACCGGTCGGTGATCACCGTGGTAGGTGAGCCGGAGGCGTTGAAGGCAGCCGTGATCGATGCCATCGGCAGGGCAGTGGAACTGATCGACCTGACACGGCACAACGGACAGCATCCCCGCATGGGGGCGGTCGACGTGGTGCCCTTTATTCCCATCCGAAACGTGACGATGGAGGAGGCGGTTGCACTCTCTAAGGAGGTGGCTGAGGCGGTAGGCGAACAATTTAAACTGCCGGTCTTCCTCTATGAGAAGTCGGCCACGGCAACCCATCGTGAGAACCTGGCCACAGTGCGCAAGGGGGAGTTCGAAGGGTTGCAGGAGAAGATGCTGTTGCCGGAGTGGCAGCCCGATTTCGGTCCCGCCGCACCGCACCCCACCGCCGGCGCGGTGGCCATTGGGGCACGCATGCCGCTGGTGGCCTACAATGTCAACCTGGGCACCGACAACCTGGAGATCGCTACCGCCATCGCCAAAAAGGTGCGCTTCGTGGGGGGCGGACTCCGCTACTGCAAGGCAATGGGAGTGACCCTCGGTGAGCGGGGCATCACCCAGGTCTCGATGAACCTGACCGACTTCACCAAAACAGCAATCTATCGCGCCCATGAACTGGTACGGATTGAAGCGCAGCGCTATGGTGTACCGGTTGTAGGTGCCGAGGTGATTGGACTGGTACCTATGGAGGCCCTTGTCGATGCGGCTGCCTACTACCTCGGATTGGAAAACTTCTCAATGAGCCAGGTGCTCGAGGCAAAACTGATGGAATAG